In Nitrospirota bacterium, the following are encoded in one genomic region:
- a CDS encoding ATP-binding cassette domain-containing protein, whose product MRLSVQINSFKYPDGTQALSDMAVDVSHGEFIGILGSNGSGKTTLLKILDGLIKNFEGSAYLDGTDIKKLSPKEIYKKVGLVFQNPDDQLFAPTVFEDVAFGPINMGFKEDEVITRINNALKDVDMQEYAKKSIHNLSFGQKKRICIAGLLAMGHEILLLDEPTAGLDPMGEYKMMNLLTKLNKEKRVTVVMATHSVDLVPLFLDRLYILSKGSIVRSGIPEDVFTAPEDMSNVKLRLPQIAELIYRLKHEDNLPFEKIPLTIGEARREILKTLSS is encoded by the coding sequence TATCGCATGGAGAATTTATCGGCATACTCGGCTCAAACGGCTCGGGAAAGACAACACTGCTAAAAATACTGGACGGCTTAATAAAAAACTTTGAAGGCAGCGCTTATCTTGACGGAACGGACATAAAAAAACTTTCCCCAAAGGAGATTTACAAAAAGGTCGGACTCGTCTTTCAAAATCCGGATGACCAGCTTTTCGCTCCTACTGTATTTGAGGATGTGGCATTCGGCCCGATAAACATGGGCTTCAAGGAAGATGAGGTCATCACCCGTATAAACAACGCCCTTAAGGATGTTGATATGCAAGAATACGCAAAAAAGTCTATACATAATCTGAGTTTTGGCCAGAAGAAAAGGATTTGTATTGCAGGCCTTCTGGCAATGGGGCATGAGATACTGCTGCTTGACGAGCCTACAGCCGGATTAGATCCAATGGGAGAATATAAAATGATGAATCTGCTGACAAAGCTCAATAAGGAAAAACGCGTAACTGTTGTCATGGCCACACACAGCGTCGACCTTGTTCCCTTGTTTCTTGACAGGCTCTATATATTAAGCAAGGGCAGTATTGTCAGAAGCGGTATCCCTGAGGATGTTTTTACAGCGCCTGAAGATATGTCAAACGTTAAACTCAGGCTTCCTCAGATTGCAGAATTGATATACAGGCTGAAACATGAGGATAACTTACCATTCGAAAAAATTCCCCTCACCATCGGTGAGGCGAGAAGAGAGATATTAAAAACTCTCAGCTCGTAA
- the cbpB gene encoding peptide-modifying radical SAM enzyme CbpB codes for MKENQRGLSFSDINTDWKLVLDADNVFWGLAPKNDNGDFLLPEDLITLYKSKSAHLDKELHDFRFNTDLNCVYIDPTDRCNANCTYCYIPAEIRKHGSQMTGKELNTVLEKIAVHFKDLRKKPVIVFHAAEPLLVKDILFDSIKKFSSKFVFGIQTNALLLEKGDVEFMKKYKVGVGISLDAPDAHTNNLSRVTAKGGGNFEKAVQALEWFKGYEGLNVISTVTKFNVKKLSEHVRFLHKKGVPCILLNPVRVTQKQALKQKPDEKEFAKELIKAVETAIELTKKSGRQIVVGNFANVILAIISPAARRMMCDISPCGGGRTFLTITASGDMVPCGEFISFKEFSGGNIFKTSIEKAMNSKPFKTIRARTVEKIDECSTCDFRHICGSPCPAEMYARGNMYRKAEFCEFYKEMIRYAFKLISEDKVPYLLREGSLQQMQYEYRYA; via the coding sequence ATGAAGGAAAATCAAAGAGGTCTTTCTTTTTCTGATATTAACACTGACTGGAAGCTTGTCCTCGACGCTGACAATGTATTCTGGGGACTTGCGCCAAAAAATGATAATGGTGACTTCCTGCTGCCGGAAGACCTGATAACGCTGTACAAAAGTAAAAGCGCCCATCTCGATAAAGAGCTTCACGATTTTAGGTTCAATACGGATTTAAACTGTGTATACATAGACCCCACTGACAGATGTAATGCTAACTGCACATACTGTTACATCCCTGCTGAGATAAGAAAACATGGCAGCCAGATGACAGGGAAAGAACTCAATACAGTACTGGAAAAGATTGCAGTACATTTCAAGGATTTAAGAAAAAAACCTGTAATCGTCTTTCACGCTGCTGAACCGCTGTTGGTAAAAGATATACTGTTTGACTCCATAAAAAAATTCAGCAGTAAATTCGTTTTTGGTATTCAGACAAATGCACTCCTTCTCGAAAAAGGGGATGTGGAGTTTATGAAAAAATATAAGGTTGGCGTAGGCATATCGCTTGACGCGCCCGATGCCCATACAAACAATCTCTCAAGAGTAACGGCAAAAGGCGGGGGCAATTTTGAGAAGGCTGTTCAGGCATTAGAGTGGTTTAAAGGCTATGAAGGGTTAAATGTAATCTCGACTGTAACAAAATTCAATGTCAAAAAGCTTTCAGAGCATGTAAGATTCCTCCATAAAAAAGGAGTGCCGTGCATACTTTTAAATCCTGTCCGGGTGACACAAAAACAGGCATTAAAACAGAAGCCGGATGAAAAGGAGTTTGCAAAAGAATTAATAAAGGCCGTTGAGACAGCGATAGAGCTTACAAAAAAATCCGGCAGGCAGATCGTTGTGGGCAATTTTGCAAATGTCATCCTGGCAATAATATCGCCTGCTGCCAGACGCATGATGTGTGACATCTCTCCTTGCGGCGGAGGCAGGACATTTCTTACAATCACTGCAAGCGGCGATATGGTTCCTTGCGGCGAGTTTATCAGCTTCAAAGAATTCTCAGGAGGAAATATCTTCAAGACATCAATTGAAAAGGCGATGAACTCAAAGCCATTTAAAACAATCAGAGCAAGGACTGTGGAGAAGATCGATGAATGCAGCACATGCGACTTCAGGCATATATGCGGCTCGCCATGCCCTGCTGAGATGTATGCCAGAGGCAATATGTACAGAAAGGCAGAGTTTTGCGAGTTTTACAAAGAGATGATAAGATATGCCTTTAAACTGATATCCGAAGATAAAGTTCCATAT